The genomic window ACATTCCACGTGATGAACAGATAGCTGAGATTATACTGAAAGGCACGTGTCATCATATTTCTGTGATGCTTCTGTCAGTTTGGaatctgttacacacacatggTTGCACGTCACTGGATTTGAAGTGATACAATGAACGGGATCAAATTTGAGTCAACCTTGCAATGTTGTTTACATTAACAAAGAAAATGACGTACACTCACTTTCAAATAAGTATTTTTATGCAGTTTTGCTTTTATAGAAGTTTTACAGCTTGGCGTCTGAggaagttttttgttgtttttaaagatgGCTACATCACATGCCTTCATGCCTTTGTGTAGTCTGTCTGCTGTCATCCAGAGACATTTTGGTTTGCAATAATCTAAAAATCAGCTgttcccattttttttcttttatcaccACTCGATAAGGAACAATGCAACGCAGCACAGCACACTCATTACCATCTGGAAGGTAATCACCCACATTATAACCTCGATGTGATGGGTGATTGCTCGTGGTCACCCACattgtacatactgtacatgacGTCATAACAGGTtacactgtgtatgtgtttatttatttttttaatggtgCTTACATTTTCCCCCTGCCAGATAATGATGTTTCCGGATGAGCTCAAATACCACGATGTGTTCAGACCCACACAACCTcacaatgacagaaaaatatACTCCACATCAGCATCCTGCAGCCCTGCACCCGTCTTATGGCCTCTGCTGCTGACGAGTCTCTGTGCCTTCTGGCTGtaacatatatatgtgtgtgtgtgtgttatagaaTTATAACAAAGAGAAGTGCTTTAGTGAAATTAAACAATCACATCTGCTTTTTGCTGGCAAATGTTTTCTGATAATTGAAATAAAATTGCAACACATTGATGGTTCTTTAGAAAAATGCCTCTGAATTATATAGAGAGCCAACAGATCACATTTATCCTGAATGGATCACCAAATTTGACTTCATAACCTGAATGTTTACTTTCCTCTATCACATGATCTGTTTCATGGTCTCATGTCAACTGTATGCTGCCTGCCGAGCAAAAACAGATAGTAAACTGTACACCTACCGGGGAAACTTGTACGTTTATATAACTCTGGTGCACTTATGTGGTTTTAAGAACAACATTTATGAGTCGATCActcatattttgtgtgttaaaaaatgtaacattttaaacAGTGTAGAATCTTCATGATAagtataaaacaaacaaacagaataaaaagtTATGATGTGAGAAGGAGCCAGGACCAGAATGGGTTCTTCAATTCTTGCTTTGACCTGTGATGACTTTCCTATTTGTGTCACACAGGCTTTGATCACAAGACTCATATTTCAGTGATATATGAGTCCTGTGTGACAGGAAGGTGTGACACACCTTCGACATGCCACTGAGGTTGAAACACATATACACTTACCTTCCAGATTTGGAGCTAGAGGCAATTAAGCTGGCATATTATGCACATAAAAGCTTGAGGGTCCTTTGCAGAATCTTTTGATTTAactctttcttctctgtttaCTGGTAACTGCAACACTGCAGATATGACTGATAAAGCTGGCATTATGTGCCCAACAGTTTACGTGGCATTATAGTATTATGGCACAGTGCCTGTCAATAAAACTGTCACTATGTAAttaagaaaatgaaagaaagaagaagacacacTTGAAGCAGGTCCTCCTGGGTGTTGTCACTGAAACCATTATCTATAACAATTAAATACATAACAAATGTGGGTCATTACAAATGGTACTCACCTCTATGAAGAATGTAGTCTGACACTAAGAAACAGCTCGTGCTGAAGCAATTAGAGCATTTAAATGTCCAAAATAAGATAATCAGTTGAATCTTACTACCATATTTGTGTATGCTGTTACCATGAACAAACACTAATACATATTTTTAGCCCTAAGGTGGCATTTAGAcactcatttttgttttttgtatataTTATCAGAGGCGTGGCTGCACTTTGAAGAGAATACCACTTTTGCTTATGGGTAAACTGagacacaaaagaagaaaacagcctGTTTTCCAGAAAGATCTGATGTACTATTGTAGTAATTTCCTAGAAATTAACATATTAACATACATACATGGCCCACAGGCAGAATTCCCTGAATGTCACTGAAGCTCTgaactttttaaaatattttgatGATGCTGGTGTCCACTTTAACTTGAGTGATATATAGCTTAACAGCAGTTGTGTAAAAGAATGTTATGACCGAGTGTAAATATGCCTCTGCTTCTGTATGGCTATCTGTAcatatgtatatttttgtaATCATTATTTTAACTAATAAATCTCTTTACACTGTTTCAAAGTGAAGTTCCAAACTTAGCATAGGAATGTTTGTGATCGATTGGCCAACAATTTTACAGTTTGACACTTTATTTAATTATTGCCTTTTAGTTTGAATCCACCTGTATGTGGTCGTTTACCTGGGCTAATCTGTGGCTTTAAATAGCTTTGAACAATTTAATGCAACCACGTGACCTAAAGTATGTGACAGGGTTACAACATCCTCAGCCACACATGTCAGGTGGAGGCGGATTcagatcagctgctgctggactcgGTGGATATAAAGGGAGGGGGGATGCCACAGCTGTTAGCTGATAGAGGCACAGGTGCGTCAAAGGTAAGGCACTCAGATCAGCTGGACTCAGCTGCTGCATCGGACTTTTCCGGAGCagacaattttttttcttgagtataatttttttttccttatccTTATTTTCATTTGGAGGATTTAgtatttttcttcctttaaCGTGTTAACTGTTAACTGAGTTTTGTCTGTTGCAGATGAACTGGCTTGCTGCAGCTGCATATGCTCTGTGCGTCCTCGCGCACAGCGCGCACTGTGCCACTAACTCCATCGGTATGTATGTGTGGAATCCTTTCATTTCTACATTTGAAGTCGTAGCTACTCTTTAAGTTTAACACTTCTCGCTTTTCTTTCATGCATCCAGCCTGGTGTTATCACAACCCAAACTGCAGTAAGTGAGCAGGAATGTTCTCTTCATCCATTATCTGAGCTTCTTGATACTTCTTCAGCAGCTAAAAAGCCTCCATTCTGTTTTTAAAGATGACAATACCTGGCCATCCATTGCGCCTAAACAATGCAATGGCACCCGCCAGTCACCCATTGACATCGTCACGGCAAACGTAGCGGTCAACCCCAACCTGACTGCCTTCACCTTTAATAACTTCAGCAGCACCTCCGCTATGAAGGAGATCAAAAACACGGGCAATAcaggtgaggagaggagaggagtggcCAGAAATTTActtcaaatatatatttatatatcatttttaattcagcaTGTAGCTGcactgatttgtgttttttttcttccctctttcAGTCCAAGTGACATTTGATAGCGGTATTAGAGTTTCAGGAGGAGATCTCTCCGAGGCTTATGACAGCCTGCAGTTCCACTTGCACTGGGGTAATGGTACCACCATCCCCGGCTCTGAACACACTGTGGATGGCAAGCGCTATCCCATGGAGGTACACAAGCAAACAGTTTGTTTAATGATGGATCTCTAAATTTATCTTTCtttagtatgtttttttttaaaaatcttaatTTCCTGTAGCTGCACATTGTAAACATCAAGTCATCCCACAATGGGAACATAACTCAAGCTCTTGGAGACCCCACAGGTCTTGCTGCTCTGGGTTTCTTCATTGAGGTAAGGAGGAAATGCAGATAAATCCACTAACACACTGACTTCAGCCTAATTTATGACTTTAAATAAATCAATTGTACATTTGTAGGAGTTGCCAGGTACAACAGACCAACCTGCAAGCTGGAAAAACTTGACCTCGTATTTGGCACACATCACAAATGCCAGTAAGACTTGCTCCTCCTTGTTTTTGTGGAAAAATGAATCTGATCCATTTAAATGAAGCGTGCCAGCTACAATTAATATTTCTGTTCTGTAGGCAGCTCTGTGGATATAGCACCTGGGTATTCATTGGATGATCTCCTGGCTGGGGTGAATCGTACCAGATACTACCGATACCTAGGCTCCTTGACCACCCCCACTTGTAATGAGGCCGTGGTTTGGACTGTGTTCAAGGAACCCATTAAAGTCAGCAAAAATCTGGTGAGTTTGTTGTGCTCGTCAATCACAGATGTCCAGCTTTTACAGCGCTTCTAATATTACACCATTTCTTTTCCAGATTGACCTCTTTAGCAACACAGTACGCCTCACCAACAGCACGTCACCTCTTATGATTAACGTCTACAGAAACATCCAGCCGGCGCAAG from Parambassis ranga chromosome 19, fParRan2.1, whole genome shotgun sequence includes these protein-coding regions:
- the LOC114452000 gene encoding carbonic anhydrase 4-like isoform X1 → MPQLLADRGTGASKMNWLAAAAYALCVLAHSAHCATNSIAWCYHNPNCNDNTWPSIAPKQCNGTRQSPIDIVTANVAVNPNLTAFTFNNFSSTSAMKEIKNTGNTVQVTFDSGIRVSGGDLSEAYDSLQFHLHWGNGTTIPGSEHTVDGKRYPMELHIVNIKSSHNGNITQALGDPTGLAALGFFIEELPGTTDQPASWKNLTSYLAHITNASSSVDIAPGYSLDDLLAGVNRTRYYRYLGSLTTPTCNEAVVWTVFKEPIKVSKNLIDLFSNTVRLTNSTSPLMINVYRNIQPAQAVSTQVATASSASKTCFSLGLMGLGVLLGRH
- the LOC114452000 gene encoding carbonic anhydrase 4-like isoform X2, whose protein sequence is MNWLAAAAYALCVLAHSAHCATNSIAWCYHNPNCNDNTWPSIAPKQCNGTRQSPIDIVTANVAVNPNLTAFTFNNFSSTSAMKEIKNTGNTVQVTFDSGIRVSGGDLSEAYDSLQFHLHWGNGTTIPGSEHTVDGKRYPMELHIVNIKSSHNGNITQALGDPTGLAALGFFIEELPGTTDQPASWKNLTSYLAHITNASSSVDIAPGYSLDDLLAGVNRTRYYRYLGSLTTPTCNEAVVWTVFKEPIKVSKNLIDLFSNTVRLTNSTSPLMINVYRNIQPAQAVSTQVATASSASKTCFSLGLMGLGVLLGRH